A region from the Triticum aestivum cultivar Chinese Spring chromosome 3D, IWGSC CS RefSeq v2.1, whole genome shotgun sequence genome encodes:
- the LOC123078484 gene encoding uncharacterized protein, which yields MLLAVEGGGFFSSSASGYSHGLALLLLGRKEEEKPVKAWSQYRLVDGEAEHVYHLANTKNQAPRKCAPFICFGSTALELEGASPPKLSSSNTLDSLEEPSRSTKKKVTTNGSITGDERKGCLKSNSKRDSSEHCIVVSEDEEPRESLEEVQTLKSGIERRKVQWTDTCGKKLFEIREFEASDGSLSDDELENEGFRKCECVIQ from the exons ATGCTACTGGCTGTGGAAGGAGGAGGTTTCTTCTCATCGTCAGCTTCAGGATACAGTCATGGCCTTGCTCTTTTGCTGCTTGGACGGAAAGAAGAAGAGAAGCCTGTCAAGGCATGGAGTCAGTACCGACTAGTCGATGGGGAAGCTGAGCATGTGTATCATCTGGCTAACACGAAAAACCAAGCTCCCCGTAAATGTGCTCCCTTCATCTGCTTCGGTAGCACTGCTTTGGAGCTCGAAGGGGCGTCTCCTCCGAAATTGAGTTCAAGCAACACTTTGGACTCTTTGGAAGAGCCATCCCGTTCAACAAAGAAGAAGGTTACCACTAATGGTTCCATAACTGGAGATGAGAGAAAAGGTTGTCTTAAGAGCAACTCAAAAAGGGATTCGTCAGAGCATTGTATAGTGGTGAGTGAAGATGAAGAACCACGTGAGTCACTGGAAGAGGTGCAAACCTTGAAATCTGGTATAGAACGGAGAAAAGTTCAATGGACTGATACATGTGGAAAGAAGCTTTTTGAGATAAGGGAATTCGAAGCCAG CGATGGAAGTTTGTCAGATGATGAACTGGAAAATGAGGGTTTCAGGAAGTGTGAGTGTGTGATTCAGTAG